A part of Pectobacterium cacticida genomic DNA contains:
- the sanA gene encoding outer membrane permeability protein SanA: MWKRLTFGLLALISVPLFTAFAFDRWISWETAPFIYDDIQTLPKRQVGVVLGTAKYYRTGVINQYYRFRMQGALNAYNSGKVSYLLLSGDNALQSYNEPMTMRRDLIAAGVSPSDIVLDYAGFRTLDSIVRTRKVFDTNDFTIITQRFHCERALFIALHLGIQAQCYAVPSPKDMMTVRIREFGARLGALFDLYILKREPRFLGPLVPIPAEHTIPEGTPDYPAVLPKQALSLPVHQAKPNRAAKAETPSEAHDIHATP; encoded by the coding sequence ATGTGGAAACGCCTGACATTTGGTTTGTTAGCCCTTATTAGCGTGCCGCTATTCACTGCTTTTGCCTTTGATCGTTGGATCAGTTGGGAGACCGCGCCGTTTATTTATGATGACATCCAGACCTTACCGAAACGCCAGGTCGGCGTCGTATTAGGCACCGCGAAATACTACCGAACCGGCGTCATCAATCAATATTATCGCTTCCGTATGCAGGGGGCGCTCAACGCCTATAACAGCGGTAAAGTGAGTTATTTGTTGCTCAGTGGTGACAACGCACTACAAAGTTACAACGAACCGATGACCATGCGGCGCGATTTAATCGCTGCGGGCGTTTCCCCTTCCGATATCGTGCTTGACTATGCCGGGTTTCGCACGCTGGATTCGATTGTCAGAACACGTAAAGTGTTTGATACCAACGATTTCACCATCATCACCCAACGCTTTCATTGTGAACGTGCTCTATTCATTGCATTGCATCTTGGCATTCAGGCGCAATGTTATGCCGTACCTTCGCCCAAAGACATGATGACCGTGCGAATACGTGAATTTGGCGCACGTCTGGGTGCCCTGTTCGATCTCTATATCCTTAAACGAGAGCCGCGCTTTTTAGGGCCGTTGGTGCCGATCCCTGCGGAGCACACCATCCCAGAGGGAACTCCCGATTATCCGGCTGTCCTGCCAAAGCAGGCACTGTCCCTGCCAGTCCATCAGGCAAAACCCAATCGGGCAGCAAAAGCTGAGACGCCATCCGAAGCACACGATATACACGCCACGCCGTAG
- a CDS encoding YeiH family protein — translation MALLTALRVLVVPDKTKARLPGLLLVSLITFSLLWLAKIPKITQWGLGSLTLAILVGIVLGNSVYARIHPLCDPGVQWAKQYLLRWGIILYGFRLSFQQVASIGFLGIAVDLTLLVLTFLLACWVGKRWLQLGTDTVILIGAGNSICGAAAIMATAPVAKASGDAIAVAVSTVVIFGTASMFLSPWLYYLNIQHHWIEVTPQIIGLYLGSTIHEVAQVVAAGHAINEVTENIAVVSKLLRVMMLAPFLLILGFFLRRTAHRHDAAPAVPLIFPWFALGFIVVAAFNSLSLLPPTLVAHFVQLDNMLLMIAMLALGLTTRFNAIRQAGTKPLVLALILFIWLAIGGAGINLFFAHLFGY, via the coding sequence ATGGCTCTTCTTACCGCATTACGTGTGCTGGTCGTGCCCGATAAAACGAAAGCACGTTTACCTGGTCTGTTACTCGTAAGTTTAATCACTTTCTCACTTCTCTGGCTGGCAAAGATTCCTAAAATCACCCAATGGGGACTCGGCTCACTGACATTAGCGATCCTGGTAGGAATCGTATTGGGAAATAGCGTTTATGCGCGTATTCATCCTTTATGCGATCCCGGTGTGCAGTGGGCCAAACAATATTTACTGCGTTGGGGAATCATACTTTATGGATTTCGACTTAGCTTTCAGCAGGTTGCTTCCATCGGCTTTCTCGGTATCGCCGTCGATCTTACCCTTCTCGTATTGACGTTTTTACTCGCCTGTTGGGTCGGTAAGCGCTGGCTACAACTCGGCACCGACACGGTGATCCTTATCGGGGCAGGCAATAGCATCTGCGGTGCGGCAGCCATAATGGCAACCGCTCCGGTTGCCAAAGCCTCTGGGGACGCTATTGCCGTCGCCGTTTCAACCGTGGTGATCTTTGGCACGGCATCGATGTTTCTCTCGCCATGGCTCTATTATCTCAATATCCAACATCATTGGATTGAGGTAACACCGCAGATCATTGGCCTGTATTTGGGCTCAACAATCCATGAAGTTGCGCAGGTCGTTGCGGCGGGACATGCAATTAATGAGGTGACAGAAAATATCGCCGTGGTCAGCAAACTGCTGCGCGTCATGATGCTGGCCCCTTTTCTCCTCATTCTCGGGTTCTTTCTAAGAAGGACGGCACACCGACATGATGCAGCCCCTGCCGTTCCACTGATATTCCCGTGGTTTGCATTGGGATTTATTGTCGTCGCGGCCTTTAATTCTTTATCGCTGCTTCCTCCAACGCTGGTCGCACACTTCGTTCAACTTGATAACATGCTATTAATGATAGCGATGCTTGCTCTGGGTCTGACTACCCGATTTAACGCCATCCGCCAGGCAGGAACCAAGCCGCTGGTGTTGGCGCTGATTCTATTCATCTGGTTGGCGATCGGGGGAGCCGGTATTAACCTGTTCTTCGCACACTTATTCGGCTATTGA
- a CDS encoding KTSC domain-containing protein gives MQRKRVSSTELYAVGYDAEKSQLEVELLNGSIYLYSGVARMIYEELMASATKYRYYTRFIKNSFPCEKTQ, from the coding sequence TTGCAGAGAAAACGCGTTTCATCAACAGAGTTGTATGCCGTGGGATATGATGCCGAGAAAAGTCAGTTAGAGGTCGAATTGCTTAATGGAAGCATCTATCTTTATAGCGGCGTTGCGCGCATGATTTATGAAGAGCTGATGGCCAGTGCGACGAAGTACCGCTACTACACCCGCTTTATCAAGAACTCATTCCCTTGCGAGAAAACCCAATAA
- a CDS encoding 2-hydroxyacid dehydrogenase has translation MNSNQGTMMLKITFLDKGSLPETIFMKKTSFRRPQCRHEWIEYSYTAPEQVISRAQDTDVIITNKALLTRDTLAALPALKLIAVAATGTDNIDLDAAQERGITVKNVPGYSTQAVSEHVIAMIFALKHSLMAWYRDQLGDRWASQSQFSYFDHPVKDIAGSTLGVIGAGTIGQEVARLAQALGMKVIFAEHRGIVQCRTGYLPFEEVLRLADVISLNCPLNASTRHLINAETLALCKPTAFIINTARGGLIDESALATALRQRVIAGAALDCLTEEPPQKDNPLMIAAKTLPNLLITPHIAWTSASSLQLLMEKTIENIDEYAQRNGYK, from the coding sequence ATGAATAGCAACCAGGGCACGATGATGTTAAAGATTACTTTTTTGGACAAAGGCTCATTGCCAGAAACCATTTTTATGAAAAAAACCAGCTTTAGGCGCCCACAGTGCCGCCATGAATGGATCGAGTACAGCTATACCGCTCCTGAACAAGTGATCTCCCGAGCGCAAGATACCGATGTTATCATCACTAATAAGGCGCTTTTAACACGAGACACTCTGGCGGCATTGCCTGCACTCAAGTTGATCGCTGTTGCAGCAACAGGGACTGATAATATCGATCTTGACGCGGCGCAGGAGCGAGGCATCACGGTCAAGAATGTACCGGGTTATTCAACGCAGGCCGTATCAGAGCATGTGATAGCCATGATTTTCGCGCTAAAGCATAGTTTAATGGCGTGGTATCGCGATCAATTGGGCGACCGCTGGGCTAGTCAGTCACAATTTAGCTATTTTGATCACCCTGTAAAAGATATTGCAGGTTCAACACTGGGTGTCATTGGTGCAGGAACCATTGGGCAGGAAGTCGCACGTTTGGCTCAGGCGCTGGGTATGAAGGTAATTTTCGCCGAGCACCGCGGCATTGTGCAGTGTCGAACAGGCTATCTGCCCTTTGAGGAAGTGTTACGTTTAGCTGATGTTATCTCCCTCAATTGCCCTCTCAATGCGAGCACGCGGCATTTGATTAATGCAGAAACGCTTGCGTTGTGTAAGCCCACCGCGTTTATTATCAACACCGCCAGAGGCGGGCTGATCGATGAAAGTGCGTTGGCGACGGCTCTACGCCAGCGTGTTATTGCCGGTGCCGCGCTAGACTGCCTAACCGAAGAACCTCCCCAAAAAGATAACCCCTTAATGATCGCCGCGAAAACCCTGCCGAATCTTCTGATTACGCCGCATATCGCCTGGACTTCCGCCTCATCACTGCAATTACTGATGGAAAAAACGATTGAAAATATTGATGAGTACGCTCAGAGAAATGGCTATAAATAG
- a CDS encoding amino acid permease, translating into MAQHDIQPTHQGTPTLRRELKARHLTMIAIGGSIGTGLFVASGATVSQAGPGGALLSYALIGLMVYFLMTSLGELAAFMPVSGSFSTYGSRYVDEGFGFALGWNYWYNWAVTIAVDLVAAQLVMGYWFPDVSGWVWSALFLALMFLLNYISVKGFGEAEYWFSLIKVTTVIIFIVVGVMMITGIMSGADNAGFHNWEIGDAPFAGGFSAMIGVAMIVGFSFQGTELIGVAAGESQDPGKNIPRAIRQIFWRILLFYIFAILIISLIIPYTDPNLLRNDVKDITVSPFTLVFENAGLLSAAAVMNAVILTAVLSAGNSGMYASTRMLFTLAAEGKAPRIFAKLSKGGVPRNALYATTVVAALCFLSSLYGNQTVYLWLLNTSGMTGFIAWLGIAISHYRFRRGYVMQGHDLSRLPYQSSFFPLGPIFAFVLCLIITLGQNYQAFLEDKIDWYGVTATYIGIPLFLLIWFGYKLYRGTRFIKYQEMTFPDHQD; encoded by the coding sequence ATGGCTCAGCACGATATTCAACCAACCCATCAGGGCACACCGACCCTACGCCGTGAACTCAAAGCACGGCATTTAACCATGATCGCCATTGGCGGATCGATTGGCACCGGCTTATTTGTCGCGTCCGGTGCGACAGTCTCACAGGCTGGCCCCGGAGGGGCGCTTCTGTCTTATGCCTTGATTGGGCTGATGGTCTATTTTCTCATGACAAGCCTGGGCGAACTGGCGGCGTTTATGCCGGTGTCTGGGTCATTTTCAACCTACGGCTCCCGCTATGTGGATGAAGGTTTCGGCTTCGCGTTGGGTTGGAACTATTGGTACAACTGGGCAGTGACTATTGCAGTAGATCTTGTCGCCGCGCAATTGGTGATGGGATATTGGTTCCCTGACGTTTCCGGTTGGGTTTGGAGCGCGCTGTTTTTAGCGCTAATGTTCCTGCTTAACTATATTTCAGTGAAAGGTTTTGGCGAAGCTGAATACTGGTTCTCACTGATTAAAGTGACGACGGTGATTATTTTTATTGTCGTTGGCGTGATGATGATCACGGGTATCATGAGCGGCGCGGATAATGCGGGTTTTCATAATTGGGAAATTGGCGATGCGCCGTTTGCCGGGGGCTTTTCTGCGATGATTGGGGTCGCCATGATCGTCGGTTTCTCTTTTCAAGGAACCGAACTGATTGGTGTCGCGGCGGGTGAATCCCAAGATCCAGGGAAAAACATTCCCCGCGCTATTCGTCAGATTTTCTGGCGTATTTTGCTGTTTTATATCTTCGCGATTCTGATTATTAGTTTAATCATTCCTTATACCGATCCCAACCTGCTGCGTAACGATGTTAAAGATATTACGGTAAGCCCATTCACGCTGGTGTTTGAAAACGCGGGCCTACTGTCTGCCGCGGCGGTCATGAATGCCGTCATTCTGACGGCAGTGCTGTCGGCGGGCAATTCGGGAATGTATGCTTCTACGCGCATGCTGTTTACGCTGGCAGCAGAAGGCAAAGCGCCGCGTATTTTCGCCAAGCTGTCAAAAGGCGGCGTGCCACGTAATGCGTTGTATGCCACTACCGTGGTGGCGGCACTGTGTTTTCTTTCTTCTTTATATGGCAACCAAACGGTTTACCTGTGGCTACTGAATACCTCTGGTATGACAGGTTTTATCGCCTGGTTGGGGATCGCCATCAGCCATTACCGTTTCCGTCGTGGTTATGTCATGCAAGGCCATGACCTGAGCCGCCTGCCTTATCAATCGAGTTTCTTCCCGCTGGGGCCAATCTTCGCGTTTGTACTTTGCCTTATCATCACGCTGGGGCAGAATTATCAAGCGTTTCTGGAAGATAAAATCGACTGGTACGGCGTGACGGCGACGTACATCGGCATTCCGTTATTCCTGCTGATTTGGTTCGGCTATAAGCTGTATCGTGGAACGCGCTTCATCAAGTATCAAGAGATGACATTCCCAGATCACCAAGACTAA
- the folE gene encoding GTP cyclohydrolase I FolE, with protein MSSLSKEAVMVHEALLARGLETPLRGALLDRDTRKQRIAEHMTEIMNLLSLDLGDDSLAETPVRIAKMYVDEIFSGLDYANFPKITIIENKMKVDEMVTVRDITLTSTCEHHFVTIDGKATVAYIPKDGVIGLSKINRIVQFFSQRPQVQERLTQQILVALQTLLGTNNVAVSIDAVHYCVKARGIRDATSATTTTSLGGLFKSSQNTRQEFLRAVRHPH; from the coding sequence ATGTCATCACTAAGTAAAGAAGCCGTTATGGTGCATGAAGCACTGTTGGCACGCGGCTTGGAAACGCCGTTGCGCGGCGCGTTATTGGATCGGGATACGCGTAAGCAGCGGATCGCCGAGCATATGACGGAAATTATGAATCTGTTAAGCCTCGATCTGGGTGATGACAGTCTGGCCGAAACGCCCGTGCGTATCGCTAAAATGTACGTAGATGAGATATTCTCCGGCCTGGACTATGCCAATTTTCCCAAAATCACCATCATTGAGAACAAAATGAAGGTGGATGAAATGGTTACCGTGCGCGATATCACGCTAACCAGCACCTGTGAGCACCATTTCGTGACGATCGATGGTAAAGCGACCGTGGCCTATATTCCAAAAGATGGCGTCATCGGATTGTCGAAAATCAACAGAATCGTCCAATTTTTCTCACAGCGTCCTCAGGTACAGGAACGCTTAACGCAGCAAATTCTGGTCGCGCTGCAAACGCTGTTAGGGACGAACAACGTCGCCGTGTCGATTGATGCGGTGCATTATTGCGTGAAGGCTCGCGGTATTCGGGATGCAACCAGCGCCACAACGACGACATCGCTCGGCGGCTTGTTTAAATCCAGCCAGAATACGCGTCAGGAATTCTTACGTGCCGTACGCCACCCCCATTGA
- the rimO gene encoding 30S ribosomal protein S12 methylthiotransferase RimO: MQHSRIGFVSLGCPKNLVDSERILTELRTEGYQVVPRYDDAELVIVNTCGFIDSAVQESLEAIGEALNENGKVIVTGCLGAKENQIREVHPKVLEITGPHSYEQVLAHVHRYVPKPVHNPFTSLVPAQGVKLTPRHYAYLKISEGCNHRCTFCIIPSMRGDLDSRPIGSVLDEAKRLVDAGVKELLVISQDTSAYGADVKQRIGFWNGQPVKTSMVSLCEQLASLGVWVRLHYVYPYPHVDDVIPLMAEGKILPYLDIPLQHASPKILKLMKRPGAVDKTLERIKRWREICPELTLRSTFIVGFPGETEDDFQMLLDFLKEAKLDRVGCFKFSPVEGAAANALPDQVPEDVKETRFHRFMQLQQAISAQRLQDKIGRNLLVLIDEVDGEGAIGRSMADAPEIDGTVYLNGETGVSVGDIVNVKIEYADEYDLWGSRI, encoded by the coding sequence ATGCAACACTCCCGTATTGGCTTTGTTTCCCTCGGCTGCCCGAAAAATCTCGTCGACTCCGAGAGAATCTTGACCGAACTGCGTACTGAAGGCTATCAGGTTGTCCCTCGTTATGATGATGCTGAACTGGTGATCGTCAATACCTGCGGTTTTATTGACAGCGCGGTTCAAGAGTCGCTGGAAGCCATCGGCGAAGCGCTGAATGAGAACGGAAAAGTTATCGTAACGGGCTGTTTGGGCGCCAAAGAAAACCAAATCCGCGAAGTTCACCCCAAGGTTCTGGAAATTACCGGGCCGCACAGCTACGAGCAAGTGCTAGCGCACGTACATCGGTATGTCCCAAAGCCGGTACATAATCCCTTTACGAGTTTAGTTCCCGCACAAGGCGTGAAACTGACACCGCGGCATTACGCCTATCTGAAAATTTCAGAAGGCTGTAACCATCGCTGTACGTTTTGCATCATCCCTTCCATGCGCGGCGATCTTGATAGTCGGCCAATCGGCTCGGTGCTGGATGAAGCGAAACGTTTGGTTGATGCTGGCGTTAAAGAGCTGCTGGTAATCTCACAAGATACATCCGCATATGGCGCCGATGTGAAGCAGCGTATCGGTTTCTGGAATGGTCAACCGGTCAAGACCAGCATGGTAAGCCTGTGTGAACAATTAGCGTCGCTGGGGGTGTGGGTTCGCCTGCACTATGTCTACCCTTACCCGCATGTTGACGACGTGATTCCGCTCATGGCGGAAGGCAAAATCCTGCCTTATCTGGACATTCCTCTCCAGCACGCCAGCCCAAAAATTCTTAAACTGATGAAGCGCCCAGGCGCGGTAGACAAAACGCTGGAACGCATTAAACGCTGGCGTGAAATTTGCCCAGAATTGACGCTACGCTCGACCTTTATTGTCGGCTTTCCCGGCGAGACAGAAGACGATTTTCAGATGCTGCTCGACTTCCTGAAGGAGGCTAAACTTGACCGCGTTGGCTGTTTCAAATTCAGTCCGGTTGAGGGCGCAGCGGCTAACGCATTACCCGATCAGGTGCCGGAAGACGTTAAAGAAACGCGTTTTCACCGCTTTATGCAACTTCAGCAAGCCATCTCTGCCCAACGATTACAGGATAAAATTGGCCGTAACCTGCTTGTGCTGATCGATGAAGTTGATGGAGAAGGAGCCATTGGCCGCAGTATGGCGGATGCGCCAGAGATAGACGGCACGGTTTATCTGAACGGTGAGACGGGGGTGAGCGTCGGTGATATCGTCAACGTAAAAATTGAATACGCAGACGAGTATGATCTTTGGGGGAGCCGGATTTAA
- the ptrR gene encoding putrescine utilization regulator PtrR gives MDLTQLRMFCLVAETGSVARAAEQLHRVPSNLTTRLRQLEQELGSDLFIREKQRLRLSPIGHNFLCYAQRILALSEEAIGMMHTGEPAGNFALGAIESTAATRLPALLGDYHQRYPTVSLSLTTGTSLDIIERVRAGTLAAAFVNGPAVYDELNGCACFTERLVLISDPRFAPIRYAQDASHQTLFAFGPGSAYRKRIENWFHQSGVVPDNVVEIPSYHAMLASVACGAGIAVLPYAVLASLPAGARVQVHELPADIADVTTWLVWRRGAFGPNVEALKKLIIEQTSL, from the coding sequence ATGGATTTGACTCAACTGCGCATGTTTTGTCTCGTTGCCGAAACCGGTTCAGTGGCACGCGCCGCAGAGCAACTTCATCGTGTGCCGTCAAATCTCACCACGCGGTTACGCCAGTTAGAACAGGAGCTAGGGTCAGACCTGTTTATCCGCGAGAAACAACGTCTGCGTTTATCGCCGATTGGCCACAATTTTCTATGCTATGCCCAACGTATTCTGGCACTCAGCGAGGAAGCCATCGGCATGATGCACACCGGCGAACCTGCGGGCAATTTCGCGTTAGGCGCAATAGAAAGTACGGCCGCAACCCGGTTGCCTGCGCTATTAGGGGATTATCATCAACGCTACCCGACTGTCTCGCTGTCTCTCACGACTGGGACATCCTTAGACATTATCGAGCGCGTGCGCGCAGGCACGCTCGCAGCCGCATTCGTTAACGGTCCTGCTGTCTACGATGAACTGAATGGCTGTGCCTGTTTTACGGAGCGACTGGTGCTGATATCCGATCCCAGATTTGCGCCGATTCGCTACGCACAAGATGCCAGCCACCAGACCTTATTTGCCTTTGGCCCTGGAAGTGCTTATCGAAAGCGCATTGAAAACTGGTTTCACCAAAGTGGCGTAGTACCAGACAACGTTGTTGAAATACCGTCGTATCATGCCATGCTTGCCAGTGTCGCCTGCGGTGCCGGCATTGCGGTGTTGCCCTATGCCGTCCTTGCATCATTGCCTGCGGGCGCACGCGTTCAGGTTCACGAATTACCCGCCGATATCGCGGACGTCACCACATGGCTCGTCTGGCGGCGTGGCGCTTTCGGCCCTAATGTTGAGGCGCTTAAGAAATTGATTATTGAACAAACGTCCCTGTAA
- the yeiB gene encoding DUF418 domain-containing protein YeiB, translated as MSSPHSLSSPPPSARIATLDFARGAAILGILLLNITAFGLPHAAYLNPAWQGAPTLSDAVTWAVMDLLAQAKFLTLFALLFGAGLQLLLPRGTRWLRARLFWLMIIGFIHAIFLWDGDILLDYAVIGLVCAGMIRQADSSHVLMRMGGLLYLVGIGVLFVLSQILSLQPGRFWLPDIADIADEANWRALGGPAAWENRLDLLTDSLLSLGVQYGWLLAGSMLFGAGLMRSGWLKGECSTAHYRKVALWLIPLGMAINSIGVAGQWLVGWEYRWSGLLLQIPRELSSPLQAIGYLALCYGFWPTLSRWRIASWITDVGRMALSNYLLQTLICVFLFNQLGLFMVFDRLQLLALVPAIWIVNLIVSHYWLRAFHQGPLEWLWRRLTDALGKSA; from the coding sequence ATGTCTTCTCCTCATTCGCTCTCATCACCGCCTCCATCTGCGCGGATCGCCACGCTGGATTTTGCGCGTGGCGCCGCTATTTTAGGCATTCTACTGCTGAATATTACGGCATTTGGTTTGCCCCATGCGGCATACTTGAACCCTGCATGGCAAGGTGCGCCCACACTCTCGGATGCCGTAACCTGGGCAGTGATGGATCTGCTGGCACAGGCAAAATTTTTGACGCTGTTTGCGCTTCTTTTCGGCGCAGGGTTGCAGCTTTTGCTGCCGCGAGGGACGCGTTGGTTACGAGCGCGGCTGTTCTGGTTGATGATCATCGGGTTCATTCACGCTATTTTCCTATGGGATGGCGACATCTTGCTCGATTATGCAGTAATTGGTCTAGTGTGCGCGGGTATGATTCGCCAGGCGGACAGTAGCCATGTGCTTATGCGGATGGGCGGACTTCTGTATCTGGTTGGAATTGGCGTGTTGTTCGTATTAAGCCAGATCCTTAGCCTACAACCGGGGCGATTTTGGTTGCCTGATATCGCGGATATAGCTGATGAAGCGAATTGGCGGGCGCTAGGAGGGCCAGCAGCCTGGGAGAATCGACTCGATTTGTTGACGGACAGTTTATTGTCGCTGGGTGTGCAGTATGGTTGGTTGCTGGCGGGGTCAATGCTCTTCGGCGCCGGTTTGATGCGTAGCGGCTGGTTGAAAGGCGAATGCAGCACGGCACACTACCGTAAGGTGGCGTTATGGCTAATTCCCCTCGGTATGGCGATTAACAGCATTGGTGTGGCAGGGCAGTGGCTAGTGGGGTGGGAATATCGCTGGAGTGGGCTGTTATTACAGATCCCTCGCGAGCTGAGTTCACCGCTACAGGCGATAGGTTATCTGGCGCTGTGCTATGGCTTTTGGCCAACGTTGAGCCGCTGGCGCATCGCGAGCTGGATTACAGATGTTGGCCGTATGGCGCTAAGCAACTATTTACTGCAAACGCTGATTTGCGTGTTCCTGTTTAACCAACTTGGCCTATTTATGGTGTTCGATCGCCTGCAACTGCTGGCGCTGGTTCCTGCCATATGGATCGTCAATCTGATCGTGTCCCATTATTGGCTGCGTGCTTTCCACCAGGGGCCGTTAGAATGGCTATGGCGCAGGCTGACCGACGCGCTAGGGAAATCGGCGTAG
- the fghA gene encoding S-formylglutathione hydrolase has translation MNSPLELLEEHRMFGGWQQRYRHRSETLNSTMTFSIYLPPTQNDTPPPVLYWLSGLTCNDENFTTKAGAQRVAAELGLVLVMPDTSPRGEGVADDDAYDLGQGAGFYVNATQAPWAAHYQMYDYINTELPNLIKQHFKVNHRQSISGHSMGGHGALMLALRNPEHYLSASAFAPIVNPSQVPWGRKAFTAYLGEDETQWLQYDSCHLLTTSQKTLPILIDQGDGDQFLPDQLQPAKLEALAKQHAWPLTLRIQSGYDHSYFFIASFIEDHLRFHARYLFE, from the coding sequence ATGAACTCACCATTGGAACTATTGGAAGAACACCGTATGTTTGGCGGCTGGCAACAACGCTACCGTCATCGATCTGAAACGCTAAACAGCACCATGACATTTAGCATTTATCTGCCGCCGACACAGAATGATACGCCGCCGCCCGTACTTTACTGGCTGTCAGGGTTAACCTGTAACGACGAGAATTTTACCACTAAGGCCGGCGCCCAACGCGTGGCTGCCGAACTGGGTCTGGTACTGGTGATGCCGGACACCAGTCCTCGCGGCGAGGGCGTTGCCGACGATGATGCGTATGATTTGGGACAGGGTGCCGGGTTTTATGTCAATGCCACGCAAGCCCCTTGGGCAGCACACTACCAGATGTATGACTATATCAACACCGAATTACCCAATCTGATCAAGCAGCATTTCAAGGTGAACCATCGTCAATCCATCAGTGGTCATTCAATGGGCGGGCATGGTGCGCTGATGTTGGCATTGCGTAATCCTGAGCACTACCTGTCTGCATCGGCGTTTGCTCCCATTGTTAACCCGAGCCAGGTGCCGTGGGGACGTAAGGCATTTACCGCCTATCTTGGCGAAGATGAAACACAGTGGTTGCAATACGACAGTTGCCACTTACTGACCACGAGCCAGAAGACATTGCCTATACTGATCGATCAGGGTGATGGCGATCAGTTCCTGCCCGACCAGTTGCAACCGGCAAAATTAGAAGCGCTGGCTAAACAGCATGCGTGGCCACTTACGCTACGGATACAATCTGGCTATGACCATAGCTACTTCTTCATTGCCAGTTTTATCGAAGATCATCTGCGCTTCCACGCCCGGTATTTATTTGAATGA
- the yieE gene encoding DNA-binding transcriptional regulator YeiE, with protein MHITLRQLEVFAEVLKSGSTTQASVVLSLSQSAVSAALADLEGQLGVQLFDRVGKRLVVNEHGRLLYPKALALLEQSAEIERLFQKDNGALRIYASSTIGNYLLPAMIARFRYDYPDIPLELHVGNTRNVIARVSEFSVDVGLIEGPCHHPDLVTQPWLEDELVVFCSPEHPLSRGTVSLAALADAHWILREPGSGTREVLDHLLLTHLSHFHLIMELGNSEAIKHAVRHGIGISCLSRHVIAEQLSSGSLVELKVPLPKLTRTLYLVHHRQKHLSNVLRRFLSYCCEMP; from the coding sequence ATGCATATCACATTACGTCAATTGGAAGTCTTTGCCGAAGTTCTTAAAAGTGGTTCAACGACACAGGCCTCCGTAGTGCTTTCCCTGTCTCAGTCAGCTGTCAGTGCCGCACTGGCGGATCTAGAAGGGCAGTTAGGTGTTCAACTCTTTGATCGTGTGGGCAAACGTTTGGTGGTGAATGAACATGGCCGCCTGTTATATCCCAAAGCTTTGGCGCTGCTTGAACAGTCGGCAGAAATTGAGCGACTCTTTCAGAAAGATAACGGCGCACTGCGAATTTATGCCAGTAGTACGATAGGTAACTACCTATTGCCTGCGATGATTGCCCGTTTTCGCTATGATTATCCCGATATTCCTCTAGAGTTACATGTCGGTAATACGAGAAATGTGATCGCTCGAGTGTCTGAATTCAGTGTTGACGTGGGCTTGATTGAAGGGCCTTGTCACCACCCTGATTTGGTTACGCAACCGTGGTTGGAAGATGAACTCGTCGTTTTCTGTTCTCCCGAACATCCCCTTAGCCGAGGTACTGTATCATTAGCGGCGTTGGCGGATGCGCATTGGATCCTGCGTGAACCAGGTTCAGGGACGCGCGAAGTGCTGGATCATCTGCTATTGACGCATTTATCACATTTTCATCTGATTATGGAACTGGGTAACTCGGAAGCGATTAAGCATGCCGTGCGCCACGGAATTGGTATCAGTTGTCTGTCACGGCATGTGATTGCGGAACAACTATCGTCAGGTTCGCTGGTAGAACTGAAGGTGCCATTGCCTAAACTTACAAGGACGCTGTATCTGGTACACCATCGACAGAAGCATCTTTCCAATGTGTTAAGGCGTTTCCTGAGTTATTGCTGTGAAATGCCATAG